The stretch of DNA acactgcacgcttttttatatttgtgagtaattttcgtgtacgatacaaaaaaatctcgcacacctgtagcgtatgtcaaaccacgttgaactcaaacatcgatgcatgcagacgtccatgggagagagaaagagaggaacaaaTTCGTTTTAGGGGAAGTCAATTTAAATTgtaatgaagacaatttgactgggatgaatgaaatgatatagtcgagtcggtagagggagatagctactgaacgcccgactgactgtttagtcgttatGGCGGAGAATCTGCGTGAAGATGCCAAAAGTCAATACTAACTGAATACGAATATAGCCAGTCATATAGTCAGCTGACtgtcctcagttgactatgaccagggctctgcatagtcatagtcaactaaGGATACTGGAAGACtgattatattttgtgtttGGCTGGTAGTATCGCATCAGTCAAAAGGTTTTTCTACGATGATCAAAATTTGGTCATCAGAGAAGTCACGACATAAACGCTTGTCAAACAGAATCTGGAatgatttgaaatttgacaaattttttgagaaaatttccaaaaGTCACAAACTTCTCTTCAATATCTAAATGTTTCTTCTTTGTGGATACCAGAGCAGGTACATCTGAGAATGTTTGATTGATAGGTTTTATtctctccaaaaaaaaatttttttagttcAGTTTTTTGGGTTTACGTGCCCCGTTTTTGTTCCTgcactatttggtcagcctattttAATATAATAAACAAGCTTGTTAGTCAAGAATCTAAAACCGCCATGCCAAGGTCGTCCGGACTTCATGAACTGATGTGTTATCCTATTGGATAGGATGCTGAGCAACTCGTGctaatcaaacttagcatattgaggttttaggggtcgataaacgtttctatggtagttcgaaacACATACCCCCTCCCTCAGGGCATGGGGactgccttacaaatgaaacacaaacttctgcataactcgagaactaatcaagcaaatggagccaaatttgggatgtgagggtttttgggtacgagaaatgtttctatgatggtatgacaccccttcctcctctggagagggggtcccataaaaataatgcacacatttcaaccaaacatgttccaaccaaacatgacaattggaagttttcggaaaactctgaaggaaaatgggaaaattagaaaaaatcaattcgcatgtgttctaaaaTTACACATCGACAAGcgtttagtccatttgatgtttgtggtaacaaaattgaccttcgttcgaaagtggaaatgaattttgatgtgataacacgcactcctatatcttcttctatctatataaataaaaatggatcgccgaatgtgttgatgagagcaaaactcgagaaaggaattgtccgattcagggggaacaagggctgtcttcattctatcatattttctatatcaaacatttattccatgtaacggagaaacatgttatttgtaagtggatgaaaaatcttgcacgagaattgtgtctgaaaataatctgatattataatgtcgagttttggtagaagtgctggaatttaatagaaaaaaataattttaaaggatagattagaagatgaacagttctgtgattggacccatgaacgggcgcttagtaagaaaacgtggatgtgataacgaaaaaaaaattttgggcgggacgaagtttgccgggtcagttagttatgatataaaaatcatcatcaggCACAACTTTCGTTTAATATGTTTttgcaatttcgaaaaaaaacctcttatttcatcacataaaatacatattcgatacgtaaaagtaaattttcattcatatttttttttccaaaaccatgTTCATTCCACcttatttataattattttcgcctcccaatgaaagcatacgaagcttaatgccgtctacgcgaatatactcttcaaaatcagaatccgatttggattacgattccaataatacaaaagcaagagcagcaggttttccattttctaacTCGAGGGCGAACGCGTGAAGCAATTCAGTGCGAACCCAACAGCTTTCGGGTTGAACCTAAGGCgaaactaggttgaaactgagtgaataaaaaaaacgttttcacaGCAGTGTGGTTGGAACTGAACAAAACCGAATCCGCTATAAAATATCTCACCTCACGATAATGCACCAGTCTatcgatcgatcattgtgaaTGAATTTTTCACCTAAAATGGCACGAATGTGATAGAATAAGAATCGTTCTCTCCAGGTATGGTTCTGTGAGACATTTTCCTATTGCCTAAACTTAAATTACCGTTTCCCGTTTTGACAAccttgaagacataaaaacgaattcgttacAGAAACTGAATATGTACTCTTATAAAAAGTATTTCGATGACTGGATCGTTCATTGGAAAAAGTGTATGCGTTCAGAAGGTGCATattttgataatataatataaatttaggtgGTGTTTTCAAGCAACCGATAATGGGTGGACAGGCACAAGAAAGAGCTGATGGCGATGTCCAGGATGAAGGACCTTAGTTTGGTCAGTAAAATCATTGGAATGCGTGTGACTGAAAATTCTGTCCGTGTAATGAAAGACCAGGGAGGCCACAACATCAGTTTGCTGCAGCGAATTAATGAAGCCGATTGAAATGTGGTTGTTACATCCGAGGATCCGAATCGAAAGTTACCCAAGGCGTCTATGTAGCGAAGAGGAGAAGAAGCAGATGGATAAGGTGCGATTTCGAGTCTTCCGTACCTGGCGCAGTCTACAACTCAATCGTGATCTCACTGAGCCGATACTGAAGctagaaaaaagaaagaacccAGAACCCAATATTTGACGGTTGAGGTGGAATGTTAGAAAGTCTGATAGAAAGCAATGAAAACCAACAAGCATTATTTCTGTTTATTCGTTACCCAAACATCCAAAGTAAGACTTTCAATCAGTGTTCAACCGGGATTTTTCATATGATCAATCGTATTCTGCATCACAAATTTTACCCAACAAATCATAATATTTAGGCACAGGAACCATATGCGACATTTTCAATTATAGTTGGGGGAAAAGGGGacagtttcggacaacgcttgtaaaaattaagtggtacaattttcaaccaaattaaaaataaaagtaagttaacagcccttccaccaacagctgtcacatggtttgacatctcctggtcgtttatcACTTACGAACACAACACAGTGCCCATTTTCATACgtgtttcgaaacttttgagcatgaagttgtaagtatttccctaattcctttgtgaacgatttagaaatttaagtacaccatctcagttagtaactaatatgaaatgaacaaaacgtgcatacaacagggaaataaaggtctatttattagatacaattatgatttatcttcggatggtggtggggcacattcggacatcgTTCACGGGGCACATTCGGGCACTGTTTAttacctcataaaatttgtatctgattgttgtttactaacaaacatcaatttagacccaatgatggttcgaaactacaaaaagaaaaccgatagaatcagtatcaacgaagatgagatggaaagagctatcgaactagtttcgaatagaacgttttcatgattctagctcataggtggtccaactgggtccatcgtctttgctaatttcccaactaacggttgcataacgggaaaactTTTTCacaatgttctggaacatttgatAAACGTAGCGaaaagcaacgtaaacgaatcaatttcaaaaaatcaaaaatcaatcaaaaagtcattgcactttggagaaaattaaatattgccgagaaaatgtcacaattcatgtatcttttccaccatatgtcacaaatcgcttacaaccgctggatgtttaagttatgggccctttcaagcaaaagctctcatTTTCCCAGAACTATTGGCTACTtaaccatcctggaaaaactatttctatacacgacctttcagttgcatcggcttataatgcttctttcaatctgagtaatatcctagctggattcaaaatgacaggttgctatccattctcaagaaaggttttttcggacaaggataTTGAATGCTTAAATGaactgccccacacatggggcacattcggacaaaaggcaattttcaaaaattcgaataaaccattcgtaatcgcatcaacgcacacctctaacacgttcatatgatacattgatgtcaaaatgacaaccaggatgaattcaggattttttttcaagttttgcaaaaaatattaaaaatcaagaaaaaaagtgtccgaatgtgttCCCCTCTCCCCTATGCAGTAAGGTCTCTTAAAATTCTCCAGGTGCATTATTCTGGACAACAAGGTGTTCAATTTTGGAATGCAGTTGATACTAGAGTCCCATTCTCTACTTGTAACATAGATGTATGTTTATGAATGAATTATGAATCTTCTGTAAGATATATTCAAACAGATTAAGACacaatataataaaatttgagCATCGGAATTATTATTAAGTAGCGATTTTTACttcgaaatgaaatgaaaaaaaatgcaaacattttATGGAATTATTAACAGAATCGATAAATTGATGTCTGCCAATTACTATTAGAATTCTCATCAATGATCCGTGTAATATTGACTTCGATAATTGTTGGTTTATCCTAATAGACGAGAGATTATGAAACCCGACAAAAAATCTTTACTAAAATACGTTGGAGCAGCTCGATGTCAAAACGCAGTTTTCGAAGACCTCTGaacagtgcttggaaatatagggttggggaaaaagaaatgtcgtatttctgatcgaaatttgacgctttatttaacatacttaaaattatcccatttaagtcaaatatgctccgttttgttcgcaaacttgttgccatttagaaggcaacttcattatcaactcgtgtggcacccatacatccagctttttttggaatctaatcttcttcaaatggttccgaacggttttatggtctatacccagttcctggccaatcgagcgagtgctcataTGTCGGtatacttggatgatttcaacgattttatcggtttccacgacgattggcctaccagtacggggtgtatcttcgacagccactacaccagaataaattcgatcaaaccaacgctgtgctgtgcgaatcgttacagtatcgggtccataaactacacgaattttttcggccgccttcgttgcagttttacctcgcaggtagtaaaaacgtaaaatatggcgaatttcgtgcttggtggactccatctttgcgcgctataacttgagactgaaaaggacaatcacaacactgtcaaaacgacacttgtagcgcagattgtcgtctttaaatagtcgtatagtatgacccgatgtgaAAAGTACaatacaagatatgtttaagtgttgccatatattgacagtatacgtcatttcttttttcccaaaccaatatctgtatcacatcaatcttttcagctgaatttccgatcacattcgatcattataccattgcattcgggataccgaaaatgaaccaacgccgaacctcacaatcacagcaagcccctcacagttgattcatccagttttgttcattctctttttcgttctgttctgcgttcacggaatgtgagcagaAGAAAAtgtccctagttttgtcattcatagATATTAATATAcaagttcattcactatcagcatcgttctcgaACACTGAcaaaacggagaaattcgttgaggaagaaaACGATGTACAGAATGTTCATAATATtgacaagaaattaaattgttcaagcatgcaaggtttctATCTCAAttaaaatgctttcattttaaATAGTGGATTTacaattccaattccacttatcagaaatgcttcaaaagtctccaattccgatgtaaaaaataacgtcttgactcaaatttcaaacatttgatttttcactcaaattccgaacacacgaacataaaatggtggtgtccaagacacgaccgcaatcggaatatttcgagcttccttttgcaaacggattaAACTGGGttataggattagcggatgaaattgccaacatcctgCTTTGGCTGACAAAGTTTGCATTCGTTACTCGGATCGATTCTGTAGAATGACTCCTCGCAGTCCAAGCCTatgcaatccttagctgtgagtgtgcatgcagatcttgctcttttgttggcatttccgcttgcgccaccgatttgcgttgccctttcggagtaacttcaaaaataactgaataaacaaggcactgactcaatgaaaaaatcacacatatatcGTGATATTGAAtttgaacagtcacaacattcctgaaaattcaatggcatgtgaatgaattctcatgactcgagctttaagaaaagctcagatagcacagaatgaatatgaataaactgaccagacgtcccgcttttcgcgggacagtcccgcgttttagcaaaatgtcccgcgtcaGATTCTGTCCCGCGGAACGTCCCACGTTTGTCAAAactctcgacaaaaaaaaattaaagctaatttTAGTTCACTCTCTCTTTGAGTCAACATTATTATGTGATCCcacaaaaatggaaatgattggGATGAATGTTTTGGCTTCGTGTTCTGTTGAGCAATGTGCCGAAATTTTCAAGCACTTTGAAAATAAtggtaaattttaatttaaagaaaattgtagaattcgcATTGTGCTCACCAGGTACAAATGCTGtaatttagtatttttttcagtcGTAAATAAAGTATGgatcaccgaaaaatcacaaccaaCTGTCGACACGTTAACCCACGTTaaagcagtggcaactatattgtcacCCACAATCATTGTTTTCTTCCCTGCACTTGGGatagtgtttttattttttttttaactgacgACTTCTAAAAGTATCTGACTATACTTCAATTTTTCTAAGGCTGCTGAAAGTGTAGGATATTAATTTGGCAGTCTTTTTTATGTAAACAACCCGCGTTTTTAAAACGCCTACAgaaaattatgttgaaattcgttgaaaatccaataagttgataagttttttaCTAGAATAATAGAATAATAAGCCCTTTTTGTGTTAATTTCtacaatgtttattttatactgGCAATGAAGTGAACTTACAAGATAGCGGCAAAAATATCGCCACCATATACatgcaaacctgtttttgtgcgatcccTTTTTGTGCAATTCCTCGTTTGTGTGAATctctttgtgcgattttattatgaaatcggggcttgaatcacacaaaccaatttcacaatcaataaaatcgcacaaaaaaatcacacaactGAGCAATTGCACAAAATgcgatcgcacaaaaacagtttTGCTTGTATgtataaaaaagaaataaaattttttttttgactcgattatatacagagttCGATTACACACAGTTGTTGGCGTCCCGCGTTGGACCTCtggccatctggtcactttaaatatgaatgaacacagttgtaaatttgtttgccgtcgaataaatgacagcagcatcgacgcgttacactgataaaaaaatattttcaatattacttaacaatctcaatatttccaagccctgcCTCTGAAAACAATTTCGAAATCGCTACGCTCTTCGCACTTTGCACACACTCTAACTTCTCACAACCAACCTTCGGTTcgaccaatgagctagtctttcgATTCCATCGTCCAGATTGTTCGCTTTTGATCACCCTTTTGATATGATTAAGCACAATAGGAGTGCAAGTATATCTGATATCTTGTTGTCACTCAAGCGAGCCACACTTGACTCATATCAAAAGCCATTAAAGTCGAACAAGCAGCAGCTCTCCCGCAGCACGATTGTCTCTTGTTCTCCGGTGTGCGCTTTGCTCCGATCCTGGTTGCGATTTTGCTAAGCCCAGAGGCGATCTCGGTGGGTGGTAAGGAGGTGGGAGaagaacaaacattcaaacaagtGAATTCCACCCGGCATGCGGCGCAAGTTTGTTTTGGTAAACTTCGCTCCATTCCACGTGATTCCGTCTGCTCGCGCTCGTGATCCTGTCATGAAGGTCCTGGCCGTGGTCAGGTTCTCTCGATGGGAGAAATTTATCCTATTTTCTCGAGAGGCAAAAAAGGGAGACAGCATAAAATGTTGTGCACCCCACATGCAGACTTCAGTCTGCTGTCGACGGTCGTGTGGTTCAGAATATTCTTTTTGAGCTGTATGAATGCGGCATCACCGCCGGATTTAACCggaagcgcgtattaaccatatCATAAAGTGAGTAGCACTGAGAGCAGACGGGAAAAACCGATTCATATCACGTGCATAATCAGGAGTGTACCAACAGTGTCGCTGGTGTAAACGACCGTATATAATTGATCAACTTCCGGGCAATTATGACTGTTTCCGAGTTTGATTGAAGACAAACAGAGTGGTTTATTGTTTGCTGCTTTGAAGAACGCGTGATGTTTGATAGCATCAGTAGCAGCATAATCAAGTGAATAATTAGTAGTTCATTCAAGGCATCCCAAAGGCCCTTTGATTGAGTGATTGTGTGTTCTGAGAATAAGAAGCGGCTCGAATTTAACTGGCCACACGAGTGAGGCGTTGTTCAAATAAGGATAAGTGCGTGAGTGCGGCAACAAGCGCCGGCGGTGAGCGTGATTGGAGTAGAGAAAAACATGAAGTCAACAAGGCAAATTATGCTATCGGCGGGGATAATCGTCACTTTGATGCTGCTAGCGTGGCCTCAACTCACGACCGCAAACGACAGCCAGAATCTCAACCGTCTGCTCAACAATCAGGTCATCGTTAGTCGGCAGATAATGTGCGTGCTGGAGAAGAGCCCCTGTGATCAGCTGGGACGGCAATTGAAAGGTTGGTTTCGGCGTTGATGTGTAAGATTTGGGGTGAACGATGGAATCAATTTTGTCATTCTGAGGAATAATGTGCTTTCTGCAGTTGGGTGATCACCCAAATATGTCGACATGGCCAGGCTGGAGAGGCGGTAACTGgatgaaattcaaaaattatggaaaatgcTTTGTACAGATTAAATACGCGTCTTAAATTTATTCCGGGGTTCTTTCGTGTTCGAAATTCAAGTCCATTTGCATTTTTATATTAAGTTAATCCTCGTCATAAGTAATTCGCGTGAATAATTATTGTTATAACATGCATTGAGTACGCAACTCAATCCGTTCCGTTGGTTTTCTACCtgaaacatacatttatttgaataataaaagtAATGAGTAACATAATGTATCTTGCCATCTTTCTGGCTATTTACGGATTCCGTTAAACTTTTGAAGTCAATAATGAAATTCCAACATCCAATTTTTGATACCCTGTTCTCAAGTAGAGCGTATTCCACTTAAAGCGTTCTGCATTGATCGAAACAAATGATAGCCGGAAGAGACAAGGTCTGGGCTATGAAGCGGGTAAACCAGAATTGCCCATCCGCAATTTTACAAACAGTTTTTAATACGAACAGCaacatgaggccgagcgttgtcatgaaTTCATTTTTCGTCTTCTTGTGGTTAGAGGCTAAAGAACTGCAAATTTCAAAGCCTCTCTAATACAAATAAGGAAGGTCTTCTTGTGAACACTATTTCGTTGACAGATATCGACACTTCCCGATTTAGCAAGTCGCCTATTTATAGCATCTTGAGTCATCTTTTGGTACCGGAATGAATCAAGTTGTATACTCaatagaatatatttttcattctaatGCATCAAAtccaataaaacaaaatagtcTTTGTATGAAAATGACTGTATTCTCTCCGATATATTCGCCAGCATCATTACAAATAGGTGGACATTGAAATATCAATACTTTTAAACGACAGTATTGGAATGTggaacaaaatattattcaaatggtcaAGTCCGACAATAAGTAAGAGCTTATGCGTGAGTTTCTTGGATTCCAAGGAGAGTTCGATGAAATGTTAAGCGAATCAACATTAGGTTGGCAATGTTTTGGGTAGCCGAGACTTAGGACAAGGTACCGGCTGATTCCATTGTCAAGTCATGGAAAATGCTGATATCTCGTTGTCAGTTGTAAATGAATGCATGCATTCTGAAGAAATTGATTGACTAAGACAATACCGTACACGATGAGGATGCGGAAATTGAGGCCCTGATCCACATAGTCAACATACTTTTGCATCCAACCACATATTTCTAAGATGACGAAAATTCATTTTCGACTGCCGAGGGTGCGAATGCTTCATCGGTTTAGGACTACATTAggttgatgaagatgaagagCCCGAAAATTGGGTTTCAAATGGAACAGCCTTATGTGGAATCGAAAAAGTTATTACTTGGGTTGAGGAAAATGGATTGCCAATGGAAAGATAATTCCTgcaaagctgaggtttttttacataacatatccacaattcagaggtgttattttttgttcttgagttatgatttttcaaaattacccgATGGTCCGAGAAATCATTTTCATGATATTAATGCagtttttgtccattttttgacgtagaactacgtctccaggaagggtgccaaatcagaaaacaggtcacgtttttatgaaataaagtaaacgttaataactattttcactgtgaacgaattctcatgatttgcgtaccaatcgagtcggaaattctctaagatttgctttatatgctatacattaaaatTCGCTAAACTctaaactggaagaatttcctttttcccatacatttgttctgccgatttgtgtgctaaccctacccgtactttgaatgcttataactcgaacatctcTCAATAaatcgggaagatgtttgcatcaattgataggaaatatttctacgcgtctatcacagttaataaaatattatttttcatgagatgaacaattgaataactgtaaaatgtcaagcgttatctaaatgccttaagtgccatgttttgattggcccgatttacggtttccccaacacagacttcaaaattgatgtacctgtggaaatctgctttgcaaatatgcatgcatgtcgggggtatttttgttcctaccgtgctgtgtttccctaacacggactacaaaattaatgttcctgggggaatccgctttgcaaatacatacaagtcgggggtattttttggttttgagtacttttgtactcgctcgtcgttgtgcagaccggaatatgtttccctaaaacgtacttttaaactgagcaGCCTGGGAatatcgtcatttcagatactagaagtgaattaattttcgcagttcgagaactacgtaaacatgagatgtgcaataatttcagaggaaaatgtaaaatacaatgatcgtttgacaattttcccgttcacatattttggttgtcctaggcatcatatcaaacgtaaaaggccgttcatcaaatttacttgttacgaagaacataatctattacaatgcatgaattgatcttacatggcatcTATTTAAACATTTTACTTACAAAACAAATATGttaaattcgattgaattcgaaAAATGTTTCACTCAATCGATAGCTtattcaatacaatacaaatacttaCTAaaacaacggtagtcccacgtcaaccctgCCGTTATAtcgtagatataacccacccattttttttcacaagggcccttctcagggctagaggcgaaaaaaaaaaaaaaaaaggatggaaCGAAACTACAGTTGCGAGTGAGCGAATATCATTCATGTCTAATGTTGATTCCaaatacatatacacacacagaTCGATATAAGAAGAGAAAGCCCTCTGTATCATAGTGTGCTACAACAAAAAAGATGCATACGAGaaatttttgtgctagtgcagatatggaagagtatccagaattttgcaatatagatatacactgcatttatttagatacaacGTATATCTCATGGAAGTATGATTTCAAATGCCCTTAGGAAAACCTTGCTGTTGCATGTTATGGGGTTCGATTCcacctcaagcggaatataacAGTAAAggtgtttatagtttgtgatcgatatctgagtgggaaggagaaagtctgatgcgagttgacaGTGCAGTTCAATCGTAAAGTGAGTACGGAACCAAATGAACAAAAAGTGCGGATAGCTTTCGACGATTCTGAGATGCATGCATGAGTCGAgactactgaagtaataaaaaaccgAAAAACCTTAAAAGTTGTTTCatgaatttcgatgcattctaatataatatccaaagtgataaacaagtggattgaataatataattccgtagttctacgtc from Toxorhynchites rutilus septentrionalis strain SRP chromosome 3, ASM2978413v1, whole genome shotgun sequence encodes:
- the LOC129779119 gene encoding putative odorant-binding protein A10, translated to MKSTRQIMLSAGIIVTLMLLAWPQLTTANDSQNLNRLLNNQVIVSRQIMCVLEKSPCDQLGRQLKAALPEVIQRNCRNCSPQQAQNAQKLTNFLQTRYPEVWAMLIRKYGAV